The Coprobacillus cateniformis DNA window CTGCAAAATCTAGCATTGCCTGATAAGAATCAATACCAAAACGACTTCTTGTTAATTCATAATATTCTTGAGCATCAGGAGCATTCAAACTGATTGAAATCGTATCAATACGTCCTTTAATCATCGGTGTTATATCTTTTTTATGAATTAAGTTTCCTAAACCATTTGTATTCACGCGAATTGGCAAATCCTGACGATATAATTTGAGAATACCTGCAATTTGAATCATATCATCGACTCTCTCAAATGGTTCTCCAAAACCACAGAAAACAACTTCTGCAAAATCATCTAAATCATACTTTTGAAACTCATGAACAATCTCCTCAACAGTAGGCTCCTGTTTTAGCCATAATGTATTTGATTCAGTCAT harbors:
- a CDS encoding TIGR04100 family radical SAM protein; translated protein: MILYTLYKNSYIDIGELDSLANVHVYVNMTNRCPCACTFCLRQTKEMTESNTLWLKQEPTVEEIVHEFQKYDLDDFAEVVFCGFGEPFERVDDMIQIAGILKLYRQDLPIRVNTNGLGNLIHKKDITPMIKGRIDTISISLNAPDAQEYYELTRSRFGIDSYQAMLDFAVRCKDYVPHVVLSVVDIIGEEKIKKCQNICDELGVTLRVRPFEE